The Vibrio tasmaniensis genome includes a region encoding these proteins:
- a CDS encoding heavy metal-binding domain-containing protein has protein sequence MIITTTQSVEGKRIVDYKGVIAGEAILGVNVFKDMFSGIRDFVGGRSGTYEKELEKARNYAFKELEQKAIEAGANAVVGVDIDYEVLGTGNGMLMVSASGTAVVVA, from the coding sequence ATGATTATTACCACCACTCAATCTGTTGAAGGCAAACGCATTGTCGATTACAAAGGGGTTATCGCCGGAGAAGCCATTCTAGGGGTGAATGTTTTCAAAGATATGTTTTCAGGTATTCGCGACTTCGTCGGTGGACGTTCTGGCACCTATGAAAAGGAACTGGAGAAAGCACGTAACTACGCATTCAAAGAGCTAGAGCAGAAAGCGATTGAAGCGGGTGCAAACGCAGTGGTTGGTGTCGATATCGATTATGAAGTCTTAGGAACAGGTAATGGCATGTTGATGGTATCAGCCAGCGGCACAGCAGTTGTGGTCGCTTAA
- a CDS encoding tetratricopeptide repeat protein — protein sequence MLRILLIAVISVFSTMSFASEEVEYSELDYLDRPLMERYILDELKQLRMDQQDLERRLTIQMTDRELAVADKSLNYANVTVTYFFYIIAGVASLIALVGWQSLKELKHTTKEMADQRLNSIAQEYEKKFNVLERDLKRKTRIISENNREIEIINEIHNLWLRAQNAQTAEQKIEIYDEILKVRPGDLEALTYKADAAMDMQEYHWAMSLCNRVLEVDDQNAHALYQRACSYARLGAEGQAIDDLERSIEASGSMRELLAEEPDFEMLRGLDRFEALCEE from the coding sequence ATGCTTCGAATCTTATTGATTGCAGTTATCTCGGTGTTCAGCACGATGAGTTTTGCAAGCGAAGAGGTTGAGTACTCAGAATTGGACTATTTAGATCGACCGTTGATGGAACGCTATATCTTGGATGAATTGAAGCAGCTAAGAATGGACCAACAAGATCTTGAAAGACGTTTGACTATTCAGATGACCGACCGTGAGCTCGCTGTGGCGGACAAATCGCTGAATTACGCCAACGTGACTGTAACCTATTTTTTCTACATTATTGCGGGTGTCGCTTCACTTATCGCATTAGTTGGGTGGCAATCGCTTAAAGAACTCAAGCACACAACCAAAGAAATGGCTGACCAGCGATTGAATTCTATCGCTCAAGAGTACGAAAAGAAATTTAATGTACTTGAAAGGGATCTAAAGCGTAAGACTCGAATCATCTCAGAGAACAACCGAGAAATCGAAATCATCAATGAAATACACAACTTATGGTTGAGAGCGCAAAATGCTCAAACCGCCGAGCAAAAAATTGAGATTTACGATGAGATCTTAAAAGTCCGCCCTGGTGATTTAGAGGCGCTCACTTATAAAGCTGATGCCGCAATGGACATGCAGGAATACCACTGGGCAATGAGCTTATGTAATCGTGTATTGGAAGTGGATGATCAAAATGCCCATGCCTTGTACCAACGAGCTTGTTCGTATGCAAGATTAGGTGCTGAAGGTCAGGCAATCGACGACTTAGAGCGCTCTATCGAAGCCAGTGGCTCAATGAGAGAACTTCTGGCAGAAGAGCCTGATTTTGAGATGTTGAGAGGTTTAGACCGCTTTGAAGCGCTTTGTGAAGAGTAA
- a CDS encoding LysR substrate-binding domain-containing protein, with the protein MKKLVPLKSVYAFIAVAETGSMTEAARVLYVSHSAVSQAIKSLEQLVNKPLFQRVGRRVVLNAAGKRYYRKVAPALEQVIEATEELARTPNDHRITLNMVNSLAMHWWIPRVSEFQNFAPSLDIRISTLTGTFDIEQEGVDIALVHGKPSEWDRYYSEKLGDDDLVLVCSPALLKNQMGLSVEQLVKQNPTIGVFNPRRQHDWQVWCDHYQIPMPTFHSNLTFDVSIQAVQAAIRSLGVLVTHRLFVKDDISHGMLVEISDPVANPHQDFYFVCPKNKLKQESVLKLRTWLRHEFTRSETKLSDVVQE; encoded by the coding sequence ATGAAAAAACTCGTTCCACTTAAATCCGTTTATGCTTTCATTGCTGTAGCCGAAACAGGCAGCATGACCGAAGCCGCTCGTGTGTTGTACGTCAGTCATTCAGCGGTAAGCCAAGCGATAAAATCATTGGAGCAACTGGTTAATAAGCCGCTGTTCCAACGTGTGGGTCGTCGTGTTGTTCTCAATGCCGCAGGTAAGCGATATTATCGTAAAGTCGCGCCAGCATTAGAACAGGTGATAGAAGCAACCGAAGAACTGGCCAGAACGCCTAACGACCACCGCATTACTCTCAATATGGTCAATTCACTCGCGATGCACTGGTGGATCCCGCGAGTCTCGGAATTCCAAAACTTTGCTCCCTCTCTTGATATTCGTATATCCACGCTAACGGGCACTTTCGACATAGAACAAGAAGGTGTGGACATCGCGCTGGTGCACGGCAAACCGAGCGAGTGGGACCGATATTACAGCGAAAAGCTTGGTGACGATGATCTGGTATTGGTGTGCAGCCCGGCACTATTGAAAAACCAAATGGGATTAAGCGTTGAACAACTGGTGAAACAAAACCCAACCATTGGTGTCTTCAATCCAAGAAGACAGCATGACTGGCAGGTGTGGTGCGATCATTACCAAATACCCATGCCGACGTTCCACAGTAACTTGACGTTCGATGTCTCGATTCAAGCCGTACAGGCTGCCATTCGTTCGCTTGGTGTATTAGTCACTCACCGCTTGTTTGTGAAAGATGACATCAGCCATGGCATGTTGGTCGAAATTAGTGATCCAGTGGCTAACCCCCATCAAGACTTCTATTTCGTTTGTCCAAAAAACAAATTAAAACAAGAAAGTGTGCTAAAACTGAGAACATGGTTGAGGCATGAATTCACACGCTCAGAGACAAAACTCAGCGATGTTGTTCAAGAGTAA
- a CDS encoding peptidoglycan DD-metalloendopeptidase family protein: MKFLRTGLIVTAISAFSLALYLSLSPEPPEDIAIKITPYQGAVSADEKPSSSDVESSSLVRVHYFVKVGDTLSNVFTSWKLPYGTAQKILEADLESLKLDTIKPGDHLELLLDSESKQLVELIYHESLVEQAVYTENDDGSFSYQFIETPGEWKEKLYAGSVQGSFSTSAYKAGLTSAQIANITRTLKDKINFSKDLRAGDSFNVLVKEQYTEDHLTGKTEVQGVSIKLRNREVAAFLAADGRFYDREGNSLEQAFNRYPIDKQFRRITSSFNPFRKHPVTGRVSPHNGTDFATPVGSPVYSTGDGRVVALRDHPYAGKYIVIEHNSVYKTRYLHLSRFLVKKGQQIKRGQEIALSGATGRLTGPHLHFEVLVRGRAVDAMKADLPLASSILPKDKGAFLTRIASFDEIISEQEGRTS; encoded by the coding sequence ATGAAGTTCCTCCGCACTGGCCTGATAGTGACTGCTATCAGCGCATTTTCACTTGCTTTATATCTTTCTCTTTCGCCTGAACCACCAGAAGACATCGCTATCAAAATTACACCTTATCAAGGTGCGGTTTCGGCTGATGAGAAGCCATCGAGTTCAGACGTTGAGTCAAGTTCTCTGGTAAGAGTTCATTATTTTGTCAAAGTTGGGGATACACTCAGCAATGTATTTACCTCTTGGAAACTCCCTTACGGAACGGCTCAAAAGATACTTGAGGCCGATCTAGAATCACTGAAACTGGACACGATCAAACCTGGTGATCATCTAGAGCTGTTGTTGGACAGTGAATCTAAGCAGCTAGTCGAATTGATATACCATGAGAGCTTGGTTGAACAGGCGGTCTACACAGAAAATGATGACGGTAGTTTTAGTTATCAGTTCATCGAGACTCCTGGGGAATGGAAAGAAAAACTGTACGCAGGTTCGGTGCAGGGTAGTTTTTCCACGTCAGCTTACAAGGCCGGTTTAACCAGTGCCCAGATAGCCAATATCACTCGAACGCTGAAAGATAAAATTAACTTCTCCAAAGATCTCAGAGCTGGCGACAGCTTTAATGTTTTGGTTAAAGAGCAATACACGGAAGATCACTTAACGGGTAAGACTGAAGTGCAAGGGGTCTCTATCAAGCTACGAAATAGGGAAGTGGCGGCTTTTCTTGCTGCGGATGGACGTTTCTATGACCGAGAAGGGAATAGCCTTGAGCAAGCTTTCAATCGATACCCAATAGACAAACAATTCCGAAGAATCACTTCATCCTTCAACCCATTCCGAAAGCATCCTGTGACTGGACGTGTATCGCCGCATAATGGTACTGATTTCGCAACACCTGTGGGTTCACCCGTTTATTCAACGGGAGACGGTAGGGTTGTGGCACTTCGTGACCACCCTTACGCAGGGAAATACATAGTGATTGAACATAACAGTGTTTACAAAACTCGTTATCTGCATTTGAGTCGATTCTTGGTTAAGAAAGGGCAACAGATTAAGCGTGGGCAGGAAATTGCGTTGTCGGGTGCAACAGGCCGTTTGACAGGGCCTCACTTACATTTTGAAGTGTTGGTACGTGGAAGGGCGGTCGACGCAATGAAAGCAGACCTGCCTTTGGCAAGCTCTATATTACCGAAAGACAAAGGGGCGTTCCTTACTCGAATTGCTTCTTTTGATGAGATCATCTCTGAGCAAGAAGGCAGAACGAGTTAA
- a CDS encoding HD domain-containing phosphohydrolase: MRRRRYPLSIHITSLFLILTTLVGTVLISISYRHSQELLLGTVREVSNEHRDKLESVFKQAIAPVITTLNVMAVSPFVSQQTSATEQESWIASIDIIFKQNTNLVALFYGSDDGEFRIFRPLSTNKQRLENNAPAKATMMVSTINLKGENLISYLDGAHKVLSIVQQESEFNPTTRPWFRNAKPDGTIKLSEPYQFYFLKKNGITLSRRTYDGNHVVGADFTLDSLSSQISQLAYSPQSRLALFDQHFNLLGQHQLDLAIPNLSPKGESNRTNSNVGDNKGSGNEQSQQLFNIPKRDQMAALKSSVLAPLISDEEKFNLNLKNIEYNLNTWALTLTPVELTQDVTLYLAEATPHNDLLSDLISMRDKQVAVAIGMLFICFGIVWLVANRLSQPLNTLMQLTDNIARFDFRRTHYPKSMIKEVANLAHSIELMEHTLHDLINLLRDTAGNQEFSILAKNIAHQSYLITKAETIVLFTQSEEKDVFDTAANLAILPFKADINDFIKHTPWLLCQLKSGETIHLNREDNVLNYYQDSIFNSDLYLFPLLNREKLLVGIVAIGYERPITKMQADKHAFLRELLSFAEIAKDNIDQMQQQKDMLNAFIELIASAIDTKSPYTGGHCQRVPELTKWLTQATIDDDRYYPQFSLDNKQWEELMLAAWLHDCGKVTTPEYVVDKATKLETIYDRIHEVRMRFELLKQQAETDYWKAIANGALQEEQLKVLEQSLSELDEEFAFVAECNLGGESMTDEQLERLDRIAKRQWKRTLDDQLGLSWSEKERFNTQQEATEKSEANPTNKDQTLPVMEPLLADKPEHKIPWDNGFNPADVWQEAFVLKPGEVKYNQGELHNLKVRRGTLNDEERFMINDHIIQTFTMLNKLPYPSYLKNIPDIASGHHERIDGKGYPRGLNEDQLPLPSRAMAIADVFEALTSSDRPYKKGKLLSESLNIMTDMATSGHIDPKLYLLFLENKIYDKYAERFLEANQRCEIDQNKHIERVKEYIRSLF, translated from the coding sequence ATGAGAAGAAGACGATATCCGCTGAGTATCCACATCACTAGCCTTTTCTTAATTTTGACCACTCTTGTCGGTACCGTACTGATTTCGATAAGTTATCGGCACTCTCAAGAACTGCTTTTAGGCACCGTGCGCGAAGTCAGTAATGAACATCGCGATAAACTGGAATCGGTATTTAAGCAAGCCATCGCACCCGTTATCACAACCTTGAATGTGATGGCTGTGAGCCCGTTTGTTTCTCAGCAAACTTCGGCTACTGAGCAGGAATCTTGGATTGCCTCGATAGACATCATATTCAAACAAAATACCAATTTAGTTGCGCTGTTTTACGGGTCTGATGATGGAGAGTTTAGGATTTTCCGCCCACTGAGCACCAACAAGCAAAGACTTGAAAACAACGCACCAGCCAAGGCCACAATGATGGTCAGCACGATCAACCTCAAGGGCGAGAACCTTATCTCTTATCTTGATGGCGCACATAAGGTATTGAGCATTGTGCAACAGGAGAGTGAGTTTAATCCTACCACCCGACCTTGGTTCCGTAACGCTAAACCCGATGGAACAATCAAACTTTCTGAGCCGTACCAGTTTTACTTTCTTAAAAAGAACGGCATTACCCTATCAAGGCGAACTTATGATGGTAATCATGTGGTTGGCGCTGATTTCACTTTAGACTCTTTATCCTCTCAGATAAGCCAACTCGCTTATTCGCCACAGAGTCGCTTGGCTTTGTTTGACCAACATTTTAACCTGCTAGGTCAACATCAACTGGACTTAGCAATACCCAACTTAAGCCCCAAAGGTGAAAGCAACCGCACCAACAGTAACGTAGGGGACAATAAAGGATCCGGTAACGAGCAAAGCCAACAACTATTCAACATCCCTAAACGTGATCAAATGGCGGCCTTAAAGTCGTCTGTTTTAGCCCCTCTTATTTCTGATGAAGAGAAATTTAACCTCAACCTAAAGAACATTGAGTACAACCTAAATACTTGGGCATTAACATTAACGCCCGTTGAGTTAACTCAAGACGTCACCCTTTATTTAGCCGAAGCGACACCACACAATGATCTGCTTTCTGATCTTATCTCGATGCGTGATAAGCAAGTTGCGGTCGCGATTGGTATGTTGTTTATCTGTTTCGGTATCGTGTGGTTAGTCGCCAATCGCTTATCCCAACCTCTCAATACACTCATGCAACTGACTGACAACATCGCTCGATTCGACTTCAGAAGAACCCATTACCCTAAGAGCATGATAAAAGAAGTGGCTAACCTCGCCCATTCCATTGAGCTGATGGAGCACACGCTTCATGATCTGATTAATCTACTTCGGGACACAGCGGGTAATCAGGAGTTTTCGATATTAGCCAAGAACATTGCCCATCAAAGCTACCTAATTACCAAAGCTGAAACCATCGTGCTATTTACTCAATCTGAAGAAAAGGATGTGTTTGATACGGCAGCGAATCTCGCCATTCTTCCTTTCAAGGCCGACATCAATGACTTCATCAAGCACACCCCTTGGTTGTTGTGTCAGCTTAAATCTGGCGAGACCATCCACCTTAACCGAGAAGACAATGTTCTTAACTATTACCAAGATTCGATATTCAATTCTGACCTGTACCTTTTCCCACTATTGAACCGTGAGAAGTTGTTGGTGGGTATCGTCGCAATTGGCTACGAAAGACCAATCACCAAGATGCAGGCAGACAAACATGCATTTTTGAGGGAGCTACTGAGCTTTGCCGAAATCGCCAAAGACAACATTGACCAAATGCAGCAGCAGAAAGACATGCTCAATGCCTTTATCGAATTGATTGCCTCTGCGATTGATACCAAGTCGCCTTATACGGGCGGGCATTGCCAGCGAGTTCCTGAACTGACCAAATGGTTAACTCAAGCCACCATAGACGACGACCGTTACTACCCGCAGTTCTCGCTTGATAATAAACAATGGGAAGAACTCATGCTGGCTGCTTGGTTGCACGATTGTGGCAAGGTGACGACACCTGAGTATGTCGTAGACAAAGCTACAAAACTTGAAACCATTTACGACCGAATCCATGAAGTGCGAATGCGTTTCGAACTGTTAAAACAACAGGCTGAAACCGACTACTGGAAAGCCATAGCGAACGGAGCGCTTCAAGAAGAGCAGCTGAAAGTTCTCGAGCAAAGTTTGTCTGAATTGGATGAAGAGTTTGCCTTCGTAGCCGAGTGTAACCTTGGTGGGGAATCGATGACGGATGAGCAACTAGAACGCTTAGACCGAATAGCCAAGCGCCAATGGAAACGAACACTCGACGATCAGCTAGGGTTATCTTGGTCTGAAAAAGAGAGATTTAACACGCAGCAAGAAGCCACTGAGAAGAGTGAAGCTAATCCAACAAACAAAGACCAAACGCTGCCAGTGATGGAGCCACTACTTGCTGATAAACCCGAACATAAAATACCGTGGGATAATGGCTTTAACCCAGCCGATGTGTGGCAAGAAGCGTTTGTACTCAAGCCAGGTGAAGTGAAGTACAACCAAGGTGAATTGCACAATTTGAAAGTACGTCGCGGTACCTTAAACGACGAAGAACGCTTCATGATAAACGACCATATCATTCAAACCTTCACCATGCTCAACAAGCTCCCTTACCCATCTTATCTCAAGAACATTCCTGACATTGCCAGCGGACACCACGAACGTATCGATGGCAAGGGTTACCCTAGAGGCTTAAACGAAGACCAGTTACCTTTACCGTCTAGAGCGATGGCCATTGCCGATGTATTCGAGGCGCTCACCTCCAGTGATCGCCCGTATAAAAAAGGTAAACTCCTAAGCGAATCACTCAATATCATGACCGACATGGCCACCAGCGGTCATATCGATCCAAAACTGTATTTGCTGTTTTTAGAAAACAAAATCTATGACAAATACGCTGAGCGATTCCTTGAAGCGAACCAACGCTGCGAGATTGATCAGAACAAGCATATCGAACGCGTAAAAGAGTACATTCGTTCATTGTTCTAG
- a CDS encoding cytochrome b562, with protein sequence MKTRSILLSGLIAASVLSGNAFANVDLKKNMQEMKLAFKQAAEAQSIEEMQKPIVRLDTLVAELKTGVYPIEKEDNFMEGFKKISASLDSIEQKLDQGDLESAQQELRTIDGLREEYHEKRNPSIWSKIFG encoded by the coding sequence ATGAAAACTCGCTCAATCCTTTTATCTGGCTTAATCGCTGCTTCAGTATTGTCTGGCAACGCATTTGCTAATGTTGACCTTAAGAAAAACATGCAAGAAATGAAGCTTGCGTTCAAACAAGCGGCAGAAGCTCAAAGCATTGAAGAGATGCAAAAGCCTATCGTTCGTTTAGATACGCTAGTGGCAGAGCTCAAAACGGGTGTTTACCCAATAGAGAAAGAAGATAACTTCATGGAAGGTTTCAAAAAGATCAGTGCATCATTGGATAGCATTGAGCAGAAGCTAGACCAAGGTGACTTAGAGTCGGCACAGCAGGAACTTCGTACTATTGACGGCCTTCGTGAAGAGTACCATGAGAAGCGTAATCCAAGTATTTGGAGCAAGATCTTCGGTTAA
- a CDS encoding phosphatase, translating to MELKVDTHTHTYASGHAYSTLIENAKSAKQNGLAMFCTTDHSESMPGAPHYWFFSNQRVLPRFIEDVAIIRGVESNIMNTQGEIDIHPSVDKNLDWVIASFHEPVFRPSDVATHTEALLNVIKGGRIDALGHLGNPNFDFDFEAVIQCAVENNVAIEINNTTLKGNSRVGSVDRCYEIARIAKEKGAFITTGSDAHFCLDVGGLDLVAALLDEVGVDSSKVITHSPQQFLAFLASRGRQSIAEFSAFE from the coding sequence ATGGAACTAAAAGTAGATACCCACACCCACACATACGCAAGTGGTCATGCTTACAGCACGTTGATCGAGAATGCAAAATCGGCAAAACAAAATGGTTTAGCTATGTTTTGTACGACCGACCATTCCGAGTCTATGCCGGGCGCGCCGCACTATTGGTTTTTCAGTAACCAGCGTGTGCTTCCTCGTTTTATTGAAGATGTCGCGATTATTCGTGGTGTTGAGTCCAACATCATGAACACACAGGGTGAAATTGATATTCATCCGAGTGTGGATAAGAACTTGGATTGGGTTATCGCGAGCTTTCATGAGCCAGTATTTCGCCCATCGGATGTCGCTACCCATACAGAGGCTCTCTTGAATGTGATTAAGGGCGGTCGAATCGATGCACTTGGTCATCTAGGAAATCCTAATTTTGATTTCGATTTTGAAGCCGTTATTCAATGTGCAGTTGAGAACAACGTGGCGATTGAAATCAACAACACCACACTCAAAGGCAATAGCCGTGTGGGTAGTGTTGACCGCTGTTATGAGATTGCAAGAATAGCGAAAGAGAAGGGTGCATTTATTACCACAGGTAGCGATGCACATTTCTGTTTAGATGTCGGTGGCTTGGACTTAGTCGCTGCATTGTTAGATGAAGTGGGTGTGGATTCGAGCAAGGTTATTACCCATTCACCTCAGCAATTCCTAGCCTTTTTGGCGTCGCGCGGTCGCCAATCTATCGCCGAGTTTTCGGCATTTGAGTAA
- a CDS encoding DMT family transporter yields MSDITKATAFMLLSTFSLSLSGLMAKYLSVSMPVSLLSFVRFLLPSLFLFLFLMFYKITKPSLDMWKPLVMRAIFMVACQWCFLTSLQTLTLVEGVVLFSTGPLFIPLLEKLMFGTKIHTTTVICLVVTFVGVVMMAGDWSQFEFGSEFFRPALLLGLLAGVFNSGSQVSLYRASKTSLTPAELNAWTFLVAAIIVIPMVVFTSVSATPDVLESAADNGTLSGLLSFEGLRWIGLGAFGLALFTINTQIFRSKAYKLADSGSQLAPLIFTNMLFSALWQSLFFDDVFSTQQLIGINLIVVASITNTLLAKRHSKAKAKQTPRTAVAVADAAVLDSAVKS; encoded by the coding sequence ATGTCTGATATTACCAAGGCGACGGCTTTCATGTTGTTGTCGACGTTCAGTTTGTCTTTAAGTGGATTAATGGCCAAGTATCTATCGGTATCAATGCCTGTTTCATTATTGAGTTTCGTGCGTTTTTTGTTACCCAGTCTGTTTTTATTCTTATTTTTGATGTTTTACAAAATCACGAAACCTTCACTCGATATGTGGAAACCTTTAGTTATGCGTGCGATTTTTATGGTGGCATGCCAGTGGTGTTTCCTTACGTCTTTGCAAACCCTAACGCTGGTTGAAGGTGTGGTGTTGTTCAGCACTGGCCCTCTGTTCATTCCTTTGTTAGAAAAATTAATGTTTGGAACCAAGATTCATACAACAACAGTGATTTGTTTAGTTGTCACCTTTGTTGGCGTAGTGATGATGGCTGGGGACTGGTCGCAGTTTGAATTTGGCTCAGAGTTCTTTAGGCCAGCGTTGTTGCTGGGGTTATTGGCGGGTGTGTTTAATTCGGGTTCACAAGTGAGTTTGTATCGAGCATCCAAGACTAGCCTGACACCCGCAGAGCTAAACGCGTGGACGTTCTTGGTCGCGGCAATCATTGTGATACCAATGGTTGTGTTTACTTCAGTATCTGCGACTCCAGATGTGCTTGAGAGTGCTGCGGACAATGGAACCTTATCGGGTCTGTTATCTTTTGAAGGCTTACGCTGGATTGGGCTTGGCGCTTTTGGATTGGCTCTATTTACTATTAACACGCAAATCTTCCGCTCGAAAGCGTACAAGTTGGCAGACAGCGGTTCTCAGTTGGCTCCCCTAATTTTTACTAACATGCTGTTCAGTGCGTTATGGCAGAGCTTGTTCTTTGATGATGTGTTTTCAACTCAGCAGTTAATCGGCATCAATTTGATCGTCGTGGCGAGTATAACCAATACTCTATTGGCTAAAAGACACAGCAAAGCAAAAGCCAAGCAAACACCGCGAACCGCTGTGGCTGTAGCAGATGCGGCGGTTTTGGACTCTGCCGTTAAAAGCTAA
- a CDS encoding GGDEF domain-containing protein has protein sequence MTLEAYILNIGIYSIFPLYFATLKNRVRTAAFYNYLSIVLLVGGLAGAVYSFPLSEALSISGGNIAYGAFMMSTIMLIIIERDFSTFKHMFRLVVIVDLIAFVGFNFMAWLLESEYVLNPFAIPYSIFDVSLKVLVLGGVLILLEILLLMFIFTQVSKFLSNLPALAIIYTLAFVFILCLDGALFPLLAFGLSPQIVPIIFGNIMGKLLIAACYSVPMLIFYFLFRGDFTKFVSSPLSIKDLTKAPRKELLATLYQYELRDEQLQREKQDLTKIALFDELTSLPNRRKFNQTFESEWARCEREGQALTLVIGDIDFFKQYNDAYGHHQGDVCLKQVAKLWKQIFNRPSDLAARIGGEEFAIILPSTSIEQSRARLNSFLTVLHSQPIPHRSSPIASHVTMSLGVAECVPTKSTSPNDLFMLADKRLYKAKNSGRNQVIVD, from the coding sequence ATGACGTTAGAAGCATATATTCTCAATATAGGAATATACTCAATTTTCCCTTTGTATTTTGCTACGTTAAAAAACCGTGTGCGCACAGCTGCATTTTATAACTATCTTAGTATCGTGCTTTTAGTGGGGGGGCTTGCTGGTGCCGTTTATTCCTTTCCTTTATCCGAAGCTTTAAGTATTTCAGGCGGAAATATTGCTTATGGTGCATTCATGATGAGCACTATAATGCTTATTATTATTGAGCGAGATTTTAGCACTTTTAAACACATGTTTCGGTTAGTAGTGATTGTGGATTTGATTGCCTTTGTTGGTTTTAACTTTATGGCTTGGTTGCTGGAGTCGGAATATGTGTTGAACCCTTTTGCAATTCCTTACAGTATCTTTGACGTGTCGTTGAAAGTGCTTGTTCTGGGCGGGGTTTTGATTCTCCTCGAAATATTGTTATTGATGTTTATTTTTACACAAGTAAGTAAGTTCCTTTCCAACCTACCAGCGTTGGCAATCATCTATACGCTCGCATTTGTTTTTATTCTTTGTTTGGATGGCGCCCTGTTTCCTCTTTTAGCTTTCGGCCTAAGCCCGCAGATCGTCCCTATCATATTCGGAAATATAATGGGTAAGTTGCTGATTGCGGCCTGCTATAGCGTCCCAATGCTGATCTTCTACTTTTTGTTTAGGGGGGATTTTACCAAGTTTGTTAGTTCGCCACTATCCATAAAGGATTTGACTAAAGCTCCTAGAAAAGAGTTGCTGGCAACATTGTATCAATATGAGTTGCGTGATGAGCAGTTGCAGAGAGAAAAACAAGATCTTACAAAGATTGCACTTTTTGATGAGCTAACCTCACTTCCCAATAGACGTAAATTTAATCAAACGTTTGAGTCTGAATGGGCTAGATGTGAACGCGAAGGGCAAGCTTTAACCTTAGTGATCGGTGATATTGATTTTTTCAAGCAATATAATGATGCATATGGCCACCATCAAGGAGATGTTTGCCTTAAACAAGTCGCAAAGTTATGGAAGCAAATTTTTAATCGTCCGTCAGACCTTGCTGCTCGTATAGGAGGCGAGGAATTTGCCATTATATTGCCAAGCACATCTATAGAGCAAAGCAGAGCTCGCCTTAATTCATTCTTAACGGTTTTGCACAGTCAACCGATTCCCCATCGTTCCTCACCCATTGCTTCTCATGTAACGATGAGCCTAGGGGTAGCGGAATGCGTTCCGACGAAAAGCACATCACCAAATGATCTGTTTATGCTTGCTGATAAGCGCCTTTACAAAGCAAAGAATAGCGGGAGAAATCAGGTTATTGTCGATTGA